The Devosia sp. YIM 151766 genome includes a region encoding these proteins:
- a CDS encoding HNH endonuclease, whose product MTIHVSPETCPALVLNADFRPLSYYPLSLWSWQDAIKAVCLDRVNIVSEYETIIRSPSFAMRLPSVVSLKDYVKPARHPAFTRFNVFLRDRFQCQYCGSPHELTFDHVIPRSKGGLTTWENVVAACAPCNLRKANRLPKEIKMFPHQTPYAPSVYDLHNNGRAFPPNHLHQSWLDYLYWDIELEP is encoded by the coding sequence GTGACCATCCATGTGTCGCCTGAGACCTGTCCCGCCCTGGTGCTGAATGCCGATTTCCGGCCTCTCAGCTATTATCCGCTCTCGCTATGGTCGTGGCAGGACGCCATCAAGGCGGTGTGCCTGGATCGCGTGAATATCGTTTCCGAATACGAGACGATCATCCGCTCGCCCAGTTTCGCGATGCGCTTGCCCAGCGTGGTGTCGCTCAAGGATTATGTGAAGCCGGCACGCCATCCCGCCTTTACCCGCTTCAACGTGTTCCTGCGCGACCGTTTCCAATGCCAATATTGCGGCAGCCCGCACGAATTGACCTTCGATCACGTCATTCCCCGCTCCAAGGGCGGGCTGACCACCTGGGAAAACGTGGTGGCGGCCTGCGCGCCGTGCAATCTGCGCAAGGCCAATCGGCTGCCCAAGGAAATCAAGATGTTCCCGCACCAGACGCCTTACGCGCCCAGCGTCTATGACCTGCACAATAATGGCCGGGCCTTCCCGCCCAATCACCTGCATCAGAGCTGGCTCGATTATCTCTATTGGGACATCGAATTGGAGCCGTAA
- a CDS encoding dienelactone hydrolase family protein, whose amino-acid sequence MTKLSGPMLAPANGGAPDAAMVLLHGYGSDGHDLIGLAPHWQGVLPGALFVSPHAPEALGMGGYQWFAIDWSGDRVASRQSGLQAARPVLIEFLNDLWSQTGLTPERTMLTGFSQGAMMALHVGTALPAEQKLMGIIGFSGALVPPEGLGGGHLAKPPICLVHGDLDEVVDPNLSAEADAALRDAGFDVHYHVSRGVAHGIAPDGLAFATQFIAGL is encoded by the coding sequence ATGACCAAGCTTTCCGGCCCGATGCTGGCCCCGGCCAATGGCGGGGCGCCCGATGCCGCCATGGTGCTGCTGCATGGCTATGGCAGCGACGGCCACGACCTCATCGGGCTGGCGCCGCATTGGCAGGGCGTCCTGCCCGGCGCCCTGTTCGTCTCGCCGCATGCGCCGGAAGCGCTGGGCATGGGCGGCTACCAATGGTTCGCCATCGATTGGAGCGGCGATCGCGTCGCCAGCCGCCAGAGCGGATTGCAGGCGGCGCGGCCGGTGCTGATCGAATTCCTCAACGATCTGTGGAGCCAGACCGGCTTGACGCCGGAGCGCACCATGCTGACCGGCTTCAGCCAGGGGGCGATGATGGCGCTGCATGTCGGCACGGCGCTGCCGGCGGAACAGAAATTGATGGGCATTATCGGCTTTTCCGGCGCCTTGGTGCCGCCCGAGGGCTTGGGAGGCGGGCACCTGGCCAAGCCGCCGATCTGCCTGGTGCATGGCGATCTGGACGAGGTGGTCGATCCCAATCTCAGCGCCGAGGCGGACGCGGCTTTGCGCGACGCCGGGTTCGACGTGCATTATCACGTCAGCCGGGGCGTGGCCCATGGCATCGCGCCGGACGGACTGGCCTTTGCGACGCAGTTCATCGCGGGGCTGTAA
- a CDS encoding DNA-3-methyladenine glycosylase 2 family protein → MTNIIATSAPTPRIDTPEGLAWHLDALTELVPALAPMRAMAGTVLPRVNPRHFAGMAKVICGQQLSVQSAAAIWSRFEAVPGALTPESYLRLDEESVRAVGFSRGKFLALRAVAEAVVAGELDFAAIEALPAEEAIARLVTLKGVGPWTAEVYLLFCGGHPDIFPAGDLALLKAAHHGLGLDARPTIKEMIGLARDWSPHRSVAALMFWRYFAAVKNRETSLL, encoded by the coding sequence ATGACAAATATCATTGCAACTTCCGCTCCGACACCGCGGATCGATACGCCGGAGGGCCTGGCCTGGCATCTCGATGCGCTGACGGAGCTGGTGCCGGCGCTGGCGCCGATGCGGGCGATGGCCGGCACGGTGCTGCCGCGCGTCAATCCCCGGCATTTCGCCGGCATGGCCAAGGTGATCTGCGGGCAGCAATTGTCGGTGCAGAGCGCGGCGGCCATCTGGTCGCGGTTCGAGGCGGTGCCGGGGGCGCTGACGCCGGAGAGCTATCTGCGCCTCGATGAGGAGAGTGTGCGGGCGGTGGGATTTTCGCGCGGCAAGTTCCTGGCCCTGCGCGCCGTGGCCGAAGCGGTGGTGGCGGGCGAGCTGGATTTCGCCGCGATCGAGGCGTTGCCGGCGGAGGAGGCGATTGCGCGTCTGGTGACGCTGAAGGGGGTCGGTCCCTGGACGGCCGAGGTCTATCTGCTGTTCTGCGGCGGACATCCCGACATTTTTCCGGCCGGCGACCTGGCGCTGCTCAAGGCGGCGCATCACGGGCTCGGCCTTGACGCCCGGCCGACGATCAAGGAGATGATCGGGCTGGCGCGGGACTGGTCGCCGCATCGTTCGGTGGCGGCGCTGATGTTCTGGCGCTATTTCGCCGCAGTGAAGAACAGGGAAACGAGCCTTTTATGA
- the gluQRS gene encoding tRNA glutamyl-Q(34) synthetase GluQRS, producing the protein MPALLRFAPSPNGYLHLGHALSALLTWDAAATLGGTALLRIEDIDINRCKPEFIRAIFEDLAWLGLAWPEPVLHQSERFQLYADAANRLRDMDLLYPCFCSRADIAAQSTGKDPDGAPLYPGTCRHLSNAERIAGLERGDPVQFRLDMTKATARTGLLTYTIVGPTILDRPQIRYARPERWGDVVLQRKDVPTSYHLSVVVDDAAQGITHVTRGKDLEAATDVHVLLQMLLEMPTMRYHFHRLVKDDTGGKLSKSKGSPSLRDLRAQGWTPADIRRRIGF; encoded by the coding sequence ATGCCCGCCCTGCTCCGTTTCGCCCCCAGTCCCAATGGCTATCTCCATCTCGGGCACGCCCTTTCGGCGCTGCTCACCTGGGACGCGGCGGCGACGCTTGGCGGCACGGCTCTGCTACGCATCGAAGACATCGACATCAACCGCTGTAAACCCGAATTTATCCGGGCCATATTCGAGGACCTCGCCTGGCTGGGCCTCGCCTGGCCCGAACCCGTCCTCCACCAGTCCGAACGTTTCCAGCTCTATGCCGACGCCGCCAATCGTCTGCGCGACATGGACCTGCTCTATCCCTGCTTCTGCTCCCGCGCCGATATCGCCGCCCAGTCCACCGGCAAAGATCCCGATGGCGCCCCGCTCTATCCCGGCACCTGCCGGCATCTGTCCAATGCCGAACGCATTGCCGGGCTGGAGCGCGGCGATCCGGTGCAGTTCCGTCTCGACATGACCAAGGCCACCGCCCGCACCGGCCTGCTGACCTATACAATCGTCGGACCCACTATTCTCGACCGGCCGCAGATCCGCTATGCCCGTCCGGAACGCTGGGGCGACGTGGTGCTGCAACGCAAGGATGTGCCCACCAGCTATCATCTCAGCGTCGTCGTCGACGACGCCGCGCAGGGCATCACCCATGTCACCCGCGGCAAGGACCTCGAAGCGGCCACCGATGTGCATGTTTTGCTGCAAATGCTGCTCGAAATGCCAACAATGCGTTACCACTTCCACCGATTGGTGAAAGACGACACTGGCGGGAAACTCTCCAAATCGAAAGGCTCGCCCAGCCTGCGCGACCTGCGCGCCCAGGGCTGGACCCCCGCCGACATCCGGCGCCGCATCGGCTTCTAG
- a CDS encoding twin transmembrane helix small protein has protein sequence MQTLLNIAIALALLFVVIVLGMGLWNMLKGGSGNTSQRLMRLRVIGQAIALILLLGALFFFGGQVR, from the coding sequence ATGCAAACCCTTCTCAATATCGCCATCGCCCTCGCGCTGCTCTTTGTCGTTATCGTGCTGGGCATGGGCCTGTGGAACATGCTCAAGGGCGGGTCGGGCAATACCAGCCAGCGCCTGATGCGCCTGCGTGTCATCGGTCAGGCCATTGCCCTGATTCTGCTCCTGGGCGCCCTGTTCTTCTTCGGCGGACAGGTCCGATAA
- a CDS encoding cob(I)yrinic acid a,c-diamide adenosyltransferase, producing the protein MVKLNAIYTRTGDKGTTGLVRGPRRSKHDLRIEVYGTVEEANAFIGNARLAAADMPQLDLLLGRIQNDLFDVGSDLATPGADDPDAQYPSLRIRPIQTEWLENQIDRFNADLEPLKSFVLPGGTPLSVALHLARTITRRAERLVSALLAAEPDTNPQTMIYLNRLSDLLFVLGRVANENGAKDVLWVPGNYGDVKKG; encoded by the coding sequence ATGGTCAAGCTCAACGCCATCTATACGCGAACCGGCGACAAAGGCACGACCGGCCTGGTGCGTGGTCCGCGCCGATCCAAGCATGATCTGCGCATCGAGGTCTATGGCACGGTCGAGGAAGCCAATGCCTTTATCGGCAATGCCCGGCTGGCCGCCGCGGACATGCCCCAGCTCGACCTGCTTCTGGGCCGCATCCAGAACGATCTCTTCGATGTCGGCTCCGATCTGGCGACGCCCGGCGCCGACGATCCCGATGCCCAATATCCCAGCCTGCGCATCCGCCCGATTCAGACCGAATGGCTTGAAAACCAGATCGACCGTTTCAATGCCGATCTCGAGCCGCTGAAAAGCTTCGTCCTGCCCGGGGGCACGCCCTTGTCGGTCGCCCTGCACCTAGCCCGCACCATAACCCGCCGCGCCGAACGGCTGGTTTCCGCATTGCTCGCGGCGGAGCCCGACACCAATCCTCAGACCATGATTTATCTCAATCGCCTGTCGGACCTGCTATTCGTGCTGGGTCGCGTGGCCAATGAAAATGGCGCCAAGGATGTCTTGTGGGTGCCGGGAAATTACGGCGACGTGAAAAAGGGCTGA
- a CDS encoding rhomboid family intramembrane serine protease, producing MFLPLHDANPIRHVQFPFVNYGLIGVTILAFLVQSALPPAAFEQATINFGMIPIVVRDLYPQPVPWLPDWANLVTYAFLHTDWLHLLTNMLFLWVFGDNIEDALGHVKYLFFYLACAVLAALTHLLFNLDGNGPLIGASGAVAGIMGAYVLLYPHARVFLLARIVWLIPLPVPAFWMLGFWIASQFFYVLASNGEDVAWWAHIGGFLAGMALVAPLKRRDLPLFGGR from the coding sequence TTGTTCCTGCCCCTGCACGACGCCAATCCGATCCGCCACGTCCAATTCCCTTTCGTCAATTACGGCCTGATCGGCGTCACCATTCTGGCATTTCTCGTCCAGTCCGCGCTGCCGCCCGCCGCCTTCGAGCAGGCCACGATCAATTTCGGCATGATCCCCATCGTTGTGCGCGACCTCTATCCGCAGCCCGTGCCCTGGCTGCCCGACTGGGCGAACCTGGTCACCTATGCGTTCCTGCACACCGATTGGCTGCATCTGCTGACCAATATGCTGTTCCTGTGGGTCTTCGGCGACAATATCGAGGACGCATTGGGCCATGTGAAATATCTGTTCTTCTACCTGGCCTGCGCGGTGCTGGCGGCGCTGACCCATCTGCTGTTCAATCTCGATGGCAATGGCCCGCTGATCGGGGCTTCGGGCGCCGTCGCCGGGATCATGGGCGCCTATGTCCTGCTCTATCCCCATGCCCGGGTTTTCCTCCTGGCCCGTATCGTCTGGCTGATCCCCTTGCCGGTGCCGGCATTCTGGATGCTCGGCTTCTGGATCGCCAGCCAGTTCTTCTATGTCCTGGCGAGCAATGGCGAGGATGTGGCTTGGTGGGCCCATATCGGCGGCTTTCTCGCCGGCATGGCTCTGGTCGCGCCGCTGAAGCGCCGGGACCTGCCGCTCTTTGGCGGCCGCTGA
- a CDS encoding putative motility protein: MDIDLSMQMLAARHAATNNAVQIAVFKKAHEMQTELLETLMQTALSAPPPGQGLRIDKLA, from the coding sequence TTGGACATCGATCTCTCCATGCAGATGCTCGCCGCGCGCCATGCCGCGACGAACAATGCCGTGCAGATCGCCGTCTTCAAGAAGGCGCATGAAATGCAGACCGAATTGCTCGAAACGCTCATGCAGACCGCCCTCAGCGCCCCGCCGCCCGGCCAGGGCCTCCGCATCGACAAACTGGCTTGA
- the hisC gene encoding histidinol-phosphate transaminase — translation MSEPIRPKPQPGILDIAPYLPGKSGRPGSQAVKLSANESPLGASPKALAAMIEASAHLEIYPEGSSRLLREALGEVHGVDPTSIVCGNGSDDLLHLLAQVYLGDGDEAVMNRYGFSVYPIVTRAAGAKIVLVEERDYRADVDALLAAVTKRTKVVWLANPNNPTGTYLSDAEVRRLHAGLRPDILLVIDSAYAEYVTAADYSVGLDLVREQQNVVMVRTFSKMGLAAIRIGWLVGPDHVVDALHRIRGPFNVNLPAQMAGAAAARDEEFTQRLREHNAHWRDWLTAELSSNRLRVIPSQANFIMILFDTPDMAAKAFETLADSGYIVREIGPSYGIGNGLRISIGTEEAMRMVAKVLKSMDKTQ, via the coding sequence ATGTCCGAACCAATTCGTCCCAAGCCGCAGCCTGGCATTCTCGATATAGCACCCTATCTGCCCGGCAAGTCCGGCCGACCCGGTAGCCAGGCCGTCAAGCTCTCCGCCAATGAATCGCCCCTGGGCGCCAGCCCCAAGGCGCTGGCGGCCATGATCGAGGCCTCCGCGCACCTGGAAATCTATCCGGAAGGATCTTCGCGGCTCCTGCGTGAGGCGCTGGGAGAGGTGCATGGCGTCGACCCCACCAGCATCGTTTGCGGCAATGGCTCGGACGATCTGCTGCATCTATTGGCGCAGGTCTATCTCGGGGACGGCGACGAGGCGGTGATGAACCGCTACGGCTTTTCCGTCTATCCGATCGTCACCAGGGCGGCCGGCGCCAAGATCGTATTGGTCGAGGAACGCGATTATCGAGCCGATGTCGATGCCTTGCTGGCGGCCGTGACCAAGCGCACCAAGGTGGTTTGGCTGGCCAATCCCAACAATCCCACCGGCACCTATCTCTCGGATGCCGAAGTACGGCGGCTGCATGCCGGGCTCCGCCCCGACATTCTCTTGGTCATCGACAGCGCCTATGCCGAATATGTGACGGCAGCCGATTATTCCGTCGGCCTCGACCTGGTTCGCGAACAGCAGAACGTCGTCATGGTCCGCACCTTTTCCAAGATGGGCCTGGCGGCAATCCGCATCGGCTGGCTGGTGGGCCCGGATCACGTGGTCGACGCATTGCACCGCATTCGCGGGCCCTTCAATGTCAATCTGCCGGCGCAGATGGCGGGCGCCGCGGCGGCGCGGGATGAGGAATTCACCCAGCGGCTCAGGGAGCACAATGCGCATTGGCGCGACTGGCTGACCGCCGAACTGTCGAGCAATCGGCTGCGCGTCATTCCCAGCCAGGCCAATTTCATCATGATCCTGTTCGACACGCCGGACATGGCGGCAAAGGCCTTCGAGACACTGGCCGATTCCGGCTATATCGTGCGCGAAATCGGCCCCTCCTACGGCATCGGCAATGGGTTGCGCATTTCCATCGGCACGGAAGAAGCGATGCGCATGGTGGCCAAAGTGCTCAAATCCATGGACAAGACGCAATGA
- a CDS encoding prephenate/arogenate dehydrogenase family protein has protein sequence MSAQFRKLALIGIGLIGASIALAARRQGLVDVISIATRRQETLDEARELGLGDIYTLDAAEAVRGADLVILCAPVGAYEHLARTIAPALEPGAILSDVGSVKAHVVKVVGPHVPPGVSFIPGHPIAGTEHSGPAAGFAELFAGRWCVLTPGSDISQADTDRLVAFWQAMGSMVECMDANHHDMVLAITSHIPHLVAYNIVGTVADLEADTKSEVIKFSASGFRDFTRIAASDPVMWRDVFLTNRDAVLEMLGRFLEDLSVLQRAVRTGDGPTLESLFARTREIRRSVIDAGQETAAPDFGRPHDVPPVPDIPLVREHGGGDDA, from the coding sequence ATGAGCGCACAATTTCGCAAGCTGGCGCTGATCGGCATTGGCCTGATCGGCGCTTCCATCGCCTTGGCGGCGCGGCGGCAGGGGCTGGTGGACGTCATCTCCATTGCCACCAGGCGACAGGAAACCCTCGATGAAGCGCGGGAACTGGGCCTGGGCGACATCTATACGCTCGATGCCGCCGAGGCAGTGCGCGGCGCCGATCTCGTTATCCTCTGCGCGCCCGTCGGCGCCTATGAACACCTGGCCAGAACCATTGCGCCGGCGCTGGAACCCGGCGCGATCCTCTCCGATGTCGGCTCGGTCAAGGCGCATGTGGTCAAGGTCGTCGGCCCGCATGTGCCCCCTGGTGTCAGCTTCATTCCCGGCCATCCCATTGCCGGCACCGAGCATTCGGGCCCTGCGGCCGGTTTTGCCGAACTTTTCGCCGGGCGCTGGTGCGTCCTGACGCCGGGATCCGATATATCCCAGGCCGATACCGACAGGCTGGTCGCCTTCTGGCAGGCCATGGGCTCGATGGTGGAATGCATGGATGCGAACCATCACGACATGGTCCTGGCCATTACCAGCCATATTCCGCACCTGGTCGCCTACAATATCGTGGGCACGGTGGCCGACCTCGAGGCCGATACCAAGTCCGAAGTCATCAAGTTCTCGGCCTCGGGCTTCCGTGACTTCACCCGCATCGCCGCCTCCGACCCGGTGATGTGGCGCGACGTATTCCTCACCAACCGCGATGCGGTGCTGGAAATGCTCGGACGCTTCCTTGAAGATCTTTCGGTATTGCAGCGGGCGGTGCGGACCGGCGATGGCCCGACGCTGGAATCGCTCTTTGCCCGCACCCGGGAAATTCGCCGCTCCGTCATCGATGCCGGCCAGGAAACCGCAGCGCCCGATTTCGGCCGGCCACATGACGTGCCGCCAGTGCCGGACATTCCCTTGGTGCGCGAACATGGCGGGGGCGACGACGCTTGA
- a CDS encoding DUF2125 domain-containing protein, with protein MEKRIIILGAVVLVVVLAWTGGWYFAAGQIRQQVDALALADGEAAPQLTCRELAIGGFPFRFDLQCSDAAILSGDVLVELPHFRASVMVYRPNHVLASAVGPARIADAFTGLKQEMSWTEIEASLRLESWRIARISIVGNDLAWSDTLFGNSLIARTPHVEMHLLDMPEMHDATAGRAALALFARAADVEVPAIELTAVNAEIETEITGLRDDIRAWGARPFLPDWQQAGGRLRLAGLRASDGVSDLSADGELGLDAQGYPTGSISIDSLGVAERIGPFIDEPWRTLVLGVAGEDARHQNQLNFAAGGMSSGLVPVAAIPSLF; from the coding sequence ATGGAGAAGCGAATCATCATTCTGGGCGCTGTAGTGCTCGTAGTCGTGCTGGCCTGGACCGGGGGCTGGTATTTCGCGGCGGGACAAATCCGCCAGCAGGTCGATGCCCTGGCCCTGGCCGATGGCGAAGCGGCGCCCCAGCTCACCTGCCGGGAGCTGGCGATAGGCGGGTTTCCCTTCCGCTTCGATCTCCAATGTTCGGACGCCGCAATCCTGTCCGGCGACGTGCTGGTCGAACTTCCCCATTTCCGCGCCAGCGTCATGGTCTATAGGCCCAACCATGTCCTCGCCTCGGCTGTCGGACCGGCCCGCATCGCCGATGCCTTCACCGGCCTCAAGCAAGAGATGTCCTGGACGGAGATCGAGGCCAGCCTGCGGCTGGAAAGCTGGCGCATCGCCAGAATCTCGATCGTCGGCAATGACCTTGCCTGGAGCGACACCCTGTTCGGAAACTCGCTCATCGCTCGGACCCCGCATGTCGAAATGCACCTGCTCGACATGCCGGAAATGCATGATGCCACAGCGGGCCGAGCGGCTCTCGCGCTGTTCGCCCGCGCTGCGGATGTCGAAGTTCCCGCTATCGAACTCACAGCCGTCAATGCCGAAATCGAGACGGAGATTACCGGGCTGCGTGACGATATCCGCGCTTGGGGGGCAAGGCCTTTCCTGCCCGACTGGCAACAGGCCGGGGGCCGATTGCGCCTTGCCGGGCTTCGGGCCAGCGATGGCGTCTCCGATCTCAGCGCCGATGGCGAACTGGGCCTCGATGCCCAGGGCTATCCGACCGGCTCGATCAGCATCGATTCTCTGGGGGTCGCGGAGCGTATCGGCCCCTTCATCGACGAGCCGTGGCGCACCCTGGTCCTGGGCGTGGCCGGCGAAGATGCACGGCATCAGAACCAGCTCAATTTCGCCGCTGGTGGCATGTCGTCGGGCCTGGTTCCCGTCGCTGCCATCCCGTCGCTGTTCTAG
- a CDS encoding gamma-glutamylcyclotransferase: MAQTGSENHWVFGYGSLIWNPGFSFVSAQLGLLHGAHRSLSIISHHYRGTPEQPGLVFGLTRGGSCRGVAFEVAAADWEEALVYLHAREQVTSVYRDVMRPVSLVDGRRVAALAYVVDETHEQFVGMLSLEQQVAMVRAGIGIAGPNVDYVLNTARHLQQLGIRDRTLMALARALEADGQAA; this comes from the coding sequence ATGGCGCAGACTGGCAGCGAAAATCATTGGGTCTTCGGCTATGGCTCGTTGATCTGGAATCCGGGCTTTTCCTTTGTCAGCGCCCAGCTTGGCCTGCTGCATGGCGCGCATCGCTCGCTCTCGATCATCTCCCACCATTATCGCGGCACCCCGGAGCAGCCGGGACTGGTCTTTGGCTTGACCCGGGGCGGGTCCTGCCGGGGCGTGGCTTTCGAAGTGGCGGCGGCGGACTGGGAGGAGGCGCTGGTCTATCTTCATGCGCGCGAACAGGTCACCTCGGTTTATCGCGACGTGATGCGGCCGGTCAGCCTCGTCGATGGACGGCGGGTGGCAGCCCTAGCCTATGTGGTGGACGAGACCCATGAGCAATTTGTCGGCATGCTCAGCCTGGAACAGCAGGTGGCCATGGTGCGCGCCGGCATCGGCATTGCCGGTCCCAACGTCGATTATGTGCTCAACACGGCCCGGCACCTGCAACAGCTCGGCATCCGCGACCGGACCCTGATGGCATTGGCCCGGGCGCTGGAAGCGGATGGTCAGGCGGCCTGA
- a CDS encoding lysophospholipid acyltransferase family protein codes for MAIKSVIQAVRTAIFYVVFIGQTAILAILAGISGLLFGRTPFGWAIARYWCWSNPLILRFLTGVGTQVEGAEHIPPGGCIIASKHQSDWDIFATFPHTGRPAFIAKKELMRIPFFGWAARSLDCIEIDRQRGAQAIPEMIRQAREAIERGCRIVIYPEGTRRAALAPPDYRQGIVRLYSTLNVPVVPVALNSGLYWGRNSPIIWPGMAKARFLPAIEPGLAPEIFLEKLKQTIEAESDRLALEALDQGLDRPVDAKLAARIDQLHERQNRQMPGNS; via the coding sequence ATGGCAATCAAGAGCGTCATCCAGGCAGTCCGCACGGCGATCTTCTATGTCGTCTTCATCGGCCAGACCGCTATCCTGGCCATTCTGGCGGGGATCAGCGGCCTGCTGTTCGGCCGTACGCCCTTCGGTTGGGCCATAGCCCGCTATTGGTGCTGGTCCAATCCGCTGATCCTGCGCTTTCTCACCGGCGTCGGCACCCAGGTCGAAGGCGCCGAGCATATCCCGCCCGGTGGCTGCATCATCGCCTCCAAGCACCAGTCGGATTGGGATATCTTCGCCACTTTTCCCCATACCGGCCGCCCGGCCTTCATCGCCAAGAAGGAGCTGATGCGCATTCCTTTTTTCGGCTGGGCCGCGCGTTCGCTCGATTGCATCGAGATCGACCGGCAAAGGGGCGCGCAGGCCATCCCGGAAATGATCAGGCAGGCGCGCGAAGCCATCGAAAGAGGCTGTCGCATCGTCATCTACCCCGAAGGCACCCGCAGGGCGGCGCTGGCGCCGCCCGATTACCGGCAAGGCATCGTGCGCCTCTATAGCACGCTCAACGTGCCCGTCGTGCCGGTGGCGCTCAATTCGGGCCTCTATTGGGGCCGCAATAGCCCGATCATCTGGCCGGGCATGGCCAAGGCCCGGTTCCTGCCCGCCATCGAGCCCGGCCTGGCGCCCGAAATCTTCCTCGAAAAACTCAAGCAGACCATCGAGGCCGAATCGGACAGGCTCGCTCTCGAGGCATTGGACCAGGGGCTGGACCGTCCGGTCGACGCGAAATTGGCTGCACGGATCGACCAGCTTCATGAGCGCCAAAACCGCCAGATGCCGGGAAATTCCTGA